From the genome of Falco cherrug isolate bFalChe1 chromosome 10, bFalChe1.pri, whole genome shotgun sequence:
gtttcagcttgTCTCAGGAACAGCTTATATCAACTGGTGGTGTATGGGAGGCATGTGAGCAAGTGTCCAACCTGCCACGAGGTGAGTATTGTATATGCAGAACAACAGAACTAGGACGTGTTGTCTTCGAGCATCAACAGCCCTTGCAAGGGGCATTGTACTTAGTATAATGAAGGCTCACACATTCTGCAAAACCTGACTGTTTTTGAAACGTATAAGCTTGGAAGCCAGGTCAGATTCTTTGCATGGCAACAATGCAGCTCTGAGTTCTGCAGAAAGTTTGTTTCTATAATCTCAAGATCTGATGATCACAAGCCTAGGTGAATGTTGTTGCAAGGTGATTTGAATCAGTGCAGTGCCACaattttcatcctttttgcttttgcagataACCAGGCAGCAGTTGTGTCAGCTCTGGCTGCATGTCTAGGTGTGGTCAAAGATGCTCTGGAGGAGATGGAACATGTAAGGAAGCCCCTAAGACTTTGAGGAACCTGCAGTGATGGTTGAGTTGATGGAACACAAGGATTGTTTTATATACAGGCTTTGATTTAGATTTGTTCTGATATGAATTACGCTATTGTATTATGCCCAGGTCTTAATGAGTTTTTAAACTCAAGCCTGGTTTACATTATGTAAGGTTTCTGTTAAAGTCATGGCCTGGATtgtggggggcagaggggagtgGGGGAGTGGGAAGGTTTAGGTTGGTGCAAGAATGGCAGTATTTGCTAGGCTCTTGCTGTTTGCTCTCTTGAATTGGAGTGGGAGATTAGTTTTTCTTAATTCAGTCCTGCCAGAATTAACAGAATCTGGCAACTGAGATGCTGGTTGGAGAGAGGTTCCTCTATTAATTGTTTGTATGGTTTCTAGAAtatgttttccctttctcctgggTCTTGCTGGATTTGATGTTAGGCTCTGGGTTTTCAGTGCGTCTGTGTTCTCAGGCTCTGGTGGAAGGGCAAGACCCCTACAGTGACATTATGGAAGATGAAGAGCTGGGCTTTCGGGGCAACAGAGATACATATTGGTCAGAAGCTGACCGGAAGCTGCTTAGCTCCTGCATGGGTTTAATGAAGGCTTCTAAAGCTTGCCTGAAGAAGGTCTTGGGTGTAGTGAAAGCTCATGGCAAAGCTGATTCTCCAGAGCACATTGCTCAGCTGGATGATCTTGCAGACATTGCTAATGACATCAGTCCAAGGTAAGCAGGTCTCTCCCCGTGCCGCCTTTTTGTCCAGAGCAATCCCTGTCTTTCTTGAGGTCTAGAGAACAGATTAGGAAAACCTTTATGGTATTGAAGCTGTGAGCAGGTGGTGGAAGCAGGTGTGGTGGGAAGACTATTATGACATAGGCTGTTGACAGCTGTGCACATTAGGAGAGGGGtggagctgcagctgtgtcTCTTAAGGTGAGAGTGGTATACAGATGTCTGAGAAAGCAGTGAGAAGCATTTTATGGGTGTGACCGACGACGTCTCCTTGTCATGCACTGCTGTTCCCGACTTACATTTAGGGTGGGTGTAGGCTTTGACCAGGATCCATGAGTGGTGCTATCAGGACCTTTCTTCCATTGAGCCCCTCTTTCTTGTTCTAGTGTTGACGAACTGGCACTGAGCATGTATCCACCTATGAACCACTTGGCTGTGCGACTCAATGTAAGTATCTGCAGCCTGCATGTAGGTCTACTCCCTTGGCtagagaggaagggaagaagtaGTCTTGGAGTGATTATATGACTTGTCAGGGAGAGGTGGGTGTTCGTGACTGTCTCAGTAACGAGTTCTTAGGGATGAAGCATTCCCTTTGGTTCTTGCACACTTATCTTCCTTCAGGTGGAAATGCATTCCTCATCTTTACTTCTTCAGGGAAGAGCATGGCTACTTGAGTTCAGAGTTGGCTCTGAAATATCATCTGTAGAGGTGTTCAATGGCAGTACCTCAGAAAAGTGAGGTATAAGGCTGCTGGTGTACTATATGTCTACTTTCTTCCTTGAGTAATGTAGACTTGCTCAAATGAAgttatctaaattaaaaatacatattaaaaattctCACAGTGTGGTTAAGCCCTGAAATAAGCTGCTCAGAGAAACAGTGGAATCTCTGTCTTTGGCAATACTCAAAAGTTGGCTGGGTAAGGCTCTGAGCAATCAGACTGACCATTGAGGTAGgccttgctttgagcaggaggttgtACTAGATGACTTCCAGGGGTTCCGTGCATCATAAATCAAGTACCTGTCTTCTTGTATCTGagattttttattcttaattccGGTTTCATGCCTTTGGCTGGTGGCTGATTTTGGGGGGTAAAAAGGAGAGTATTGCTTAATATCAAATTACATTACAGTCAGTCACTTGTAAGTTCAGGCCTCAATACCAGTTACCAATTTCTAATAGGCttatctttttaaaggaaaaagcattttcatgtatgctttaaaaaaacaaaccttccATTATTTTCACTTGTCCCAGCCAGCAGTAGGGTGGGAGACACTCCCAGCCAGCATGGCAGTGATAGATAGCTTCCTTCTGCATCAGGGTCTGTGGCAGTTTTACTGATTCTTGGCTGTGTTGGGCATTCCTGCGCTTCCCTTTTTTTTACAGTACTGCTGAGCCCTGTTTTTTCCATGCTTGGTTTactttatttcccttttgtttctttctaggCTGCTAAGTTGGCCTCTGTATTAAAGAAAGTCTTAGAGATTACAAAGTGAGTATGAGTTACAGTTTTATTAGTGTGTGTTCCCTGCTATGCAGGTTGATATCTTTCTGCCTTCTGTCAAAGATGACTCATTTCTGGAGAGTAAATGCTGGCATTTTGGAATCAGTAAGATGTTATCCAGTCACAAATGGATGGGAATAAGAAAAGGATGGTAGGGATGAAAGTGATTCCCACTGAAGACAAACACGTGTTAAGGTTTGGGACTAGAGACATGTATGTGAGTTCTGCCTTGCTCAAAGCACTCTGGGGCTGTAGCAGTCCTGTTTTAATGGTAGTTCAGTACTTCACAATACCCATGTGTTGTCTTATATCTATGCATCCAGAACCCTAGGAGGCTTTCCTAATAAATTCCCTCCACTCTTGCAGGACAAGCCATGTATGTCCACCATCAGAGGAAGGCTGGGTGCAGTTTCTGACTGGTGCAGTAGATCACAACATGAACAAAATCAAGAACTTCACACAGGGTCAACTTTAGCTCTTCCATGTCTACATGTGTTGCTGCGGCTGGCTCTGGTATATGCTTTTCCAGTGAATCTCGCTGTTCTCCAGCTACTGAGAGAATGATGAGAACAGTATTTTTAGGAGAGAACTTTACTGCTACTTGGTGAAAGTTTCCCAGGAAGTTTCCCTTTGCCATTGCAAAAGGTGTCATTTTGCTTGGATTGCTGGGatggtgcagtgctgcatctTAATGCTGTGAATGGGCCCCATGGTTCACACATTACAACTACTACGGGGTTCaaagaacaataaaatattGCTAGATTTGCATGAATGGTTTTATCTGTTTTCAGGTGGCAATGGATATGTAGGGAAGGAAAGGGCCTTGCTTCTTTTGCAAGCAGCCTGATGAAGCTTTAAAGAATATGCAGCATGGCTGCTATTTCCTGTTTAACCTTAGAGAAGAGTGAACtatctttctctttcctatttCCTCAGAAAGCAGTAGAAACTATTATTTACTACTTTACCGATGTCAAGGATCTGTAGGGGTATAAGAGTATATCTCCAGGGAAATGTGACATGTGTTGTGGTTTGACCCTTGCTGGtgactaagccccacacagccactcgtTCACTCCATATTTTTTTGAGATACTTTGTGAGATGCTTTTTTTGAGATACATCATGACTTTAAAGTTCTAGGATATCTTTTTTTTGCCACAGGTGGGGGAAAATGACTGAGCAGCGCTGGGTTCAGC
Proteins encoded in this window:
- the CCNDBP1 gene encoding cyclin-D1-binding protein 1 isoform X3 codes for the protein MEVREPLRDLCGALRAVLARVREGEPSEGREAFELPRFWDALGQTFKVTSQEATKLSLAFSRPPPTSAEDCRKLSEDVQNAILAVATVYYWLPKGQGTTLRKMVRDATSEVVEGMIQLTETILSAPLESLSQEQLISTGGVWEACEQVSNLPRDNQAAVVSALAACLGVVKDALEEMEHALVEGQDPYSDIMEDEELGFRGNRDTYWSEADRKLLSSCMGLMKASKACLKKVLGVVKAHGKADSPEHIAQLDDLADIANDISPSVDELALSMYPPMNHLAVRLNVEMHSSSLLLQGRAWLLEFRVGSEISSVEVFNGSTSEK
- the CCNDBP1 gene encoding cyclin-D1-binding protein 1 isoform X2 codes for the protein MEVREPLRDLCGALRAVLARVREGEPSEGREAFELPRFWDALGQTFKVTSQEATKLSLAFSRPPPTSAEDCRKLSEDVQNAILAVATVYYWLPKGQGTTLRKMVRDATSEVVEGMIQLTETILSAPLESLSQEQLISTGGVWEACEQVSNLPRDNQAAVVSALAACLGVVKDALEEMEHALVEGQDPYSDIMEDEELGFRGNRDTYWSEADRKLLSSCMGLMKASKACLKKVLGVVKAHGKADSPEHIAQLDDLADIANDISPSVDELALSMYPPMNHLAVRLNAAKLASVLKKVLEITKTSHVCPPSEEGWVQFLTGAVDHNMNKIKNFTQGQL
- the CCNDBP1 gene encoding cyclin-D1-binding protein 1 isoform X1 gives rise to the protein MEVREPLRDLCGALRAVLARVREGEPSEGREAFELPRFWDALGQTFKVTSQEATKLSLAFSRPPPTSAEDCRKLSEDVQNAILAVATVYYWLPKGQGTTLRKMVRDATSEVVEGMIQLTETILSAPLESLSQEQLISTGGVWEACEQVSNLPRDNQAAVVSALAACLGVVKDALEEMEHALVEGQDPYSDIMEDEELGFRGNRDTYWSEADRKLLSSCMGLMKASKACLKKVLGVVKAHGKADSPEHIAQLDDLADIANDISPSVDELALSMYPPMNHLAVRLNDKPCMSTIRGRLGAVSDWCSRSQHEQNQELHTGSTLALPCLHVLLRLALVYAFPVNLAVLQLLRE